A window from Solanum stenotomum isolate F172 chromosome 5, ASM1918654v1, whole genome shotgun sequence encodes these proteins:
- the LOC125865801 gene encoding pentatricopeptide repeat-containing protein At3g14580, mitochondrial — MFSCRYRAINHKLYFPFSLQRSNLGTPSSPFSSSQIQNSDWLSSNEVIKIFQNLKNPNSALTLLNQISNRKDYRPNEAIYSVVVKNLAIAKNFDAIETLMEKIKIERKCRLSDEFFYNVIKIYGHLAGRINRAIDTFFDMPNYKCFPTVKTFNFLLNLLVNTKQFDVIHKVYFRGSELGVEIDACCLNIIIKGLCRCGEIAAAYKVFDEFPKQNCSPNVRTFSTIMHALCDHGRVDEALSLLERMENEDVEPDAIVFNTLISGLRKQRRVDEGIDMFKKVMLKGCDPNPGTYQEVLYALLDAKRYLEAKDFMAVMIDKRVNPSFESYKVIVHGLCDGKLVGDLDWVLKQMVRHGFVPRMGMWKKILGCLFPDGGCCTTYTYDEILAD, encoded by the coding sequence ATGTTTTCATGTCGATACAGAGCCATAAATcacaaattatattttccattttctctCCAAAGATCAAATCTTGGAACCCCATCATCTCCATTTTCATCATCTCAAATCCAAAATTCAGATTGGTTAAGCTCAAATGAAGTTATCAAGATTTTCCAAAATCTCAAAAACCCAAATTCAGCTCTAACTCTACTCAATCAAATCTCAAATCGAAAAGATTACAGACCCAATGAAGCCATTTATAGTGTAGTTGTAAAGAACTTAGCAATTGCTAAGAATTTTGATGCAATTGAAACCCTCATGGAGAAAATCAAAATCGAAAGGAAATGTAGACTTTCTGATGAGTTTTTCTATAATGTTATTAAGATTTACGGGCATTTAGCTGGTAGAATTAACAGAGCAATTGATACCTTTTTCGATATGCCTAATTATAAGTGTTTTCCCACTGTGaaaactttcaattttttacTGAATTTGCTTGTGAATACTAAGCAATTTGATGTTATTCATAAGGTTTACTTTCGTGGTTCCGAGTTGGGTGTTGAGATTGATGCTTGTTGTTTGAATATAATCATTAAAGGGCTTTGTCGTTGTGGAGAGATAGCTGCTGCATATAAGGTGTTTGATGAATTTCCTAAACAGAATTGTTCACCCAATGTTAGAACTTTTTCTActataatgcatgcattatgtGATCATGGTCGCGTTGATGAGGCATTGAGTTTGTTAGAGAGGATGGAGAATGAGGATGTTGAACCAGATGCCATCGTGTTTAACACGTTGATATCAGGGCTTAGGAAGCAAAGGCGAGTTGACGAGGGGATTGATATGTTCAAGAAAGTAATGCTGAAAGGTTGTGATCCGAATCCAGGGACTTATCAGGAGGTGTTGTATGCTTTGCTTGATGCTAAGAGGTATTTGGAGGCGAAAGATTTCATGGCTGTAATGATCGATAAGAGAGTGAATCCAAGTTTCGAGTCTTATAAGGTGATAGTACATGGCCTTTGTGATGGTAAGCTTGTTGGAGATTTAGACTGGGTATTGAAGCAAATGGTGAGACATGGATTCGTTCCGAGGATGGGTATGTGGAAGAAGATTCTTGGTTGCTTGTTTCCTGATGGAGGTTGTTGTACTACCTATACTTACGATGAGATTCTTGCAGACTAA
- the LOC125865798 gene encoding uncharacterized protein LOC125865798 yields the protein MDTTKKKEKKKEVIRLERESVIPVLKSRLIMTLANLIENDSDRDEFLKLCKRVQYTIRAWYNIQFEDLMGLYALFDPVHGAQSLEQQKLNDDDIDELEQNFLTYLFQVMDKSNFKIASDEELEIANSGQYLLNLPITVDESKLDTKLLSKYFACHPRDEKLPEFADKYVIFRRGIGIDRTTDWFIMEKIDMIIARTWKWLMKKTGGDKFFGKKIYKRNKKPRKKRIPSEEEQDFYVERIRIQNMELTLPNVLSKITIQEPTFERIIVIYRRASEEDEKPDRGIYVKHLKNIPMADLEIVLPEKKNPSLTPMDWVQFIASAVVGLFAVVTSLDMPQADAWVLFAILSTVIGYCAKIYFTFQQNMAQYQNLITQSMYDKQLDSGRGTLLHLCDDVIQQEVKEVIISYFILMEQGKATLLDLDTRCEELIKERFAISCNFDVDDAVQKLEKLGIVSKDEIGRYFCIGLKRANEIIGSTTEELVLKARQGQAAVTTS from the coding sequence ATGGACACTacgaagaaaaaagagaagaagaaggaggtaATACGATTAGAACGCGAATCGGTTATTCCCGTACTCAAATCAAGATTGATCATGACACTAGCTAATTTAATTGAGAATGATTCTGATCGCGATGAATTTCTCAAGCTATGCAAGAGAGTTCAATACACTATTCGTGCATGGTACAACATTCAATTCGAAGACCTAATGGGCTTATACGCCTTATTTGACCCCGTTCACGGGGCCCAAAGTCTAGAGCAACAAAAATTAAACGATGATGACATAGATGAGCTAGAACAAAATTTCTTAACATACTTATTCCAAGTCATGGACAAGAGTAATTTCAAAATTGCTAGTGATGAAGAATTAGAGATTGCGAATTCAGGTCAGTACTTATTGAACCTTCCAATAACGGTTGATGAATCAAAACTTGACACTAAACTTTTGTCGAAATACTTTGCTTGCCACCCACGTGATGAAAAACTCCCTGAGTTCGCTGACAAGTATGTGATTTTTCGTCGTGGGATAGGCATAGATAGAACAACGGATTGGTTCATCATGGAAAAAATTGATATGATCATTGCACGTACTTGGAAATGGTTGATGAAAAAGACGGGAGGGGAtaaattttttggtaaaaagATATATAAACGTAATAAAAAACCACGAAAGAAACGAATACCATCCGAGGAGGAACAAGATTTTTACGTGGAAAGAATTCGAATACAAAACATGGAGCTAACATTGCCTAATGTACTTAGCAAGATCACGATTCAAGAGCCAACGTTCGAGAGGATCATCGTCATCTATAGACGTGCTAGTGAGGAGGACGAAAAACCCGATAGGGGTATTTATGTCaaacatttgaaaaatatacCGATGGCTGATTTAGAAATTGTGTTGCCTGAGAAAAAAAACCCTAGTTTAACACCAATGGATTGGGTACAATTTATTGCATCCGCGGTAGTAGGTCTATTCGCTGTTGTAACATCTCTTGACATGCCTCAAGCTGACGCGTGGGTCCTCTTTGCTATTCTATCGACAGTAATAGGTTATTGTGCCAAGATATACTTCACATTTCAACAAAATATGGCACAATATCAAAATTTGATTACTCAATCGATGTACGATAAACAACTAGATAGTGGAAGGGGAACGTTACTTCATTTATGTGACGATGTGATACAACAAGAAGTTAAAGAAGTTATAATTTCGTATTTTATACTAATGGAACAAGGAAAAGCAACGTTGTTAGATCTCGATACGCGATGTGAGGAGTTGATCAAGGAGAGATTTGCTATAAGTTGTAATTTTGATGTAGATGATGCAGTGCAAAAGCTAGAGAAACTAGGGATTGTGTCTAAGGATGAAATTGGAAGGTATTTTTGTATTGGACTTAAGAGGGCTAATGAAATTATTGGATCAACTACAGAGGAGCTTGTACTTAAAGCAAGACAGGGTCAGGCTGCCGTTACTACTTCCTGA